GCAATGCTTACTTTTGAAGCACTGTCAGAGACTGCTGAATTTGCAAGAAAGTGGGTACCTTTTTGCAAGAAGCATAATATTGAACCCAGGGCCCCTGAGTTTTATTTTGCTCAGAAGATAGATTACCTTAAAGACAAGATTCAACCTTCTTTTGTGAAAGAACGACGTGCAATGAAGGCAAGGATGGAAACTAGATGCACGTATATCCTCTAAGATTTTGACTACTAGATTATATTGACCCATGGATCATTCCATTTTCAGAGAGAATATGAGGAATTCAAGGTACGGATAAATGCTCTTGTTGCCAAAGCACAAAAAACTCCAGAAGAAGGTTGGACAATGCAGGATGGAACTCCCTGGCCTGGAAATAACCCAAGAGATCATCCGGGCATGATACAGGTTCCATATACTTTTTTCGCAACTTCATTCCACTGTTTTACctctttttctttatattatcTTTTTGTCGGTTGAATGTAGGTCTTTTTAGGGCACAGCGGAGGTCTTGATACAGATGGCAATGAGCTACCTCGCCTAGTATATGTTTCCCGTGAGAAGAGACCGGGTTTCCAACATCACAAAAAGGCTGGTGCAATGAATGCCTTGGTTTGTGTCCTTCACTCGATACTTGCACTCTCAGTGTGATTTAATGTTGCTTTCTTGCTTGGTGTTTCTAACATATCTAAGCATGCTGATGGATGTTTTAACCTGTAATTTCTGTCATGCTGGTCAGATTCGAGTATCTGCTGTCTTGACCAATGGCGCCTATCTTCTCAATGTGGATTGTGATCATTACTTCAACAACAGCAAAGCTCTCCGGGAAGCAATGTGTTTTATGATGGATCCTGCACTAGGAAAGAAGACATGCTATGTTCAGTTCCCTCAACGATTTGATGGCATTGATTTGCATGATCGATATGCCAATCGGAACATTGTGTTTTTTGATGTAAGAAATATACCAATGGTTCAGTGCACTAGTCATAGTGGAAAGAATCTTTTTCTTACTAGTATCATGTTTTGCAGATCAACTTGAAAGGTTTGGATGGCATCCAGGGTCCTGTCTATGTGGGGACAGGATGCTGTTTTAACAGGCAGGCCTTGTATGGTTATGATCCTGTATTAACCGAGGCTGATTTGGAACCAAACATTGTGTTCAAGAGCTGTTGTGGTTCAAGGAAAAAACGAAAGGGAGGAAATAAGAGCTACATTGATAATAAAAAAAGGGCTATGATGAGATCTGAATCTTCAGTTCCCATCTTCAATatggaagacatggaggagggaaTAGAAGGTAGTAATTTGTTCTATTGTTGTATCTAAATTGTTGGTTAGCAAGACCTGAACTAACTAGTACAACTCTCATAATTTACTGTTGATGACTTTCCTGTGCTGGTAATAACTTCACAAGATATTGGATGCTTTTCAATCTATCGATATTGATGAAGATTTATATAAAGCATGGATATGGACATTAGATACCAATATGATAGTAACATGGTATATCAAATATACAGAGAAGAAGACAGCAAGAACTTACGATAACTGTGGCAAGATCATTTCATATATCTCATTAATCATTGTTGTACAATATGTATAACATGTGGACAATCTATCTAATGATTTGTTTAGATCTAGGAGAAAGTAattgataagtatgatatgataacCAATTTGGAGCACTAATGCTTCATAATTTGCAGTATTGTGTTTATTGGTGACAAAGAGGAACTTCACAAGTGTaaatgttttttctatctaacagTATGACTGGAACTTTGCCAGTAGTGTCAGTTGGTGGTGAAGAAACTAAAACTCTTAATACTCTTGATATTGTTGGTTTTCCGCATATGTTTGATACCTCTGTCCAATTTTTAAATGATCTACACGTCCGCCTAATTTATTTCTTGGAGTTTGACTCATATTGTTGATCTTTGAACATGGCAATGATTCTTTAGCAATATGTTTCTTCTTTGTTAAGGTCAATCTCTAGCATTGTGAACATTTTGCACTTCACCACAACCACATCCATGCATATTTTCTGTGTGCACTATTCCTTTTCTTTATGAGGCATCATGCAAACTTTCAATGAAACCCAAATGTCATTTGTATTTTTAAGCCAGATATGGATTTATATTTGATCTCATGATCTAGGAAGTGAAACAATCAAATTACCCTTGATTTGAATTGGATATGTTGATCACTAGTATGTTTTGTGTACCTAAGTGAATGCATAATCACTGGAAATCACATATTATCTTTTAGTTTCTCATTATTGTTGATATGATTATGAACAAGACAGCCTTTTAGAGCATGTTGTTTGTTAGCCACAACCATGATCTTTTGTGCCTGAGAAACTTACAGAGTATCTACTTTAATTTACAAAAGATTCTTCACATTGAAAAACCATCCTTTTTCTGCTGAATAAATTCCTCCTCTACATGTAAAGAACACTTTTGTTatgttcttttctctttttttcctgCATCTTGACAATATATTGTCAAGTTTGAATTATGTCTATTTATTTGGCTCTCAAGGTTATGAGGATGAGAGATCACTGCTCATGTCTCAGAGGAGCTTGGAAAAGCAATTTGGTCAGTCACCAATTTTCATTGCATCTACCTTCATGGAGCAGGGAGGCATACCACCATCCACGGATCCAGCGTCTCTTCTGAAAGAAGCCATACATGTTATTAGCTGTGGGTACGAAGACAAAACTGAATGGGGAAAAGAGGTTAATCTAACATACACACTCTGTTACCTTCTAGTATGTTTTAGCTCTCTATTAAATAAGTTGATGATTTTTGTTTGTTCACCTACTTTCAGATTGGCTGGATATATGGATCTGTTACTGAGGATATTCTTACTGGTTTTAAGATGCATGCTCGTGGATGGATTTCAATTTATTGCATGCCTCCCCGCCCTGCATTCAAGGGTTCTGCCCCAATCAATCTTTCTGATCGTCTCAACCAAGTGTTGCGGTGGGCCTTGGGATCAATTGAAATCCTGCTCAGTAGACATTGCCCTATATGGTATGGTTACAATGGAAGATTGAAGCTTTTGGAGAGGGTGGCATACATTAATACCATAGTTTATCCAATCACGTCAATCCCACTGATTGCCTATTGTGTTCTTCCTGCTATTTGCCTTCTCACAGGAAAATTTATTATTCCAGAGGTTAGCTTCTTTTATTACAGCTATCATTAGACTCTCATTTGATTTCTTGTGCATGCAATTTTGGTTTAGTTTCTTTGACCGTTTGCATGACTAATAATGAGTAACCGATCTAGATGTCACCTTTGTTAGTGTGAATTCTGGGAGGCTATATACGGCATTACAGTATTATTGAGAACTAGCTTATATTGACCAGTTTGACATTTTATAGTTCTCACATTCTGTTGGATATTAGCACCTATTATTCCTTAGTCAATAGACCCTGGTGCAAAGTGGATGAGCTTATGCAGTATCATGATCTGGCTCGATGGAgtaactaatcaattaaattgatGAGTCTGAGACACTTGCTCAACATGCTTAAGTCCAATTTGTCAATGATAGGCCCATCTAGCCTTATAAGCCTATCTAAACCTCGATACGACTAAACTGGGGTATTCCACAATCCATTATTTCCTCAAGGCAAAAGCGTAAACAAGCATGTCATAGTAATGCACCTGAAAAAAATTCCATGTTGTGCCGCACATCATGCTTCAGGAAATTGAACAGCAGAAGCACTTATAAAAACTTCAGTAAGAACTTTACTTAATTTACTCTCTCGAAATCCACCCAAATTCACTTTATGGTTTGCAGTAAAAAACAGATTACTGATCTAGACCTAATATGTTGGTGTTTTGGTGCAAGCTTACGGTTGTTATCTTGCTTGTAGAGGAGACATTCTTTTTCACATACATATGCAATAGTTGTTCGATCCTTCATGCCAAAATGTGTGAAGTCAGGATTTGATCTGCAATCACCATCACACAAATGGCTTCATGTTCATTTCTTTCTGGGTGATTTCAAATGtggtccctttttttttttacattttgacTTTAGCAGTTGCAATCAATGCAATTTCATTCTTTATTTCAACTGGCACCTTTTACATTGCCAAGGTTGCTTCTGATCCTACTATCCATCCATTGTGCAGATAAGCAATTATGCAGGAATGTGGTTCATTCTGCTCTTCATCTCAATCTTCGCTACTGGAATTCTTGAACTCAGGTGGAGCGGGGTCGGGATTGAGGACTGGTGGAGGAATGAGCAGTTTTGGGTGATTGGAGGAACATCAGCCCACCTGTTTGCCGTGTTCCAGGGTCTGCTTAAGGTGTTAGCAGGGATAGACACCAGCTTCACGGTCACATCCAAGTCTTCAGATGACGACGGAGACTTTGCTGAGTTGTATGTGTTCAAGTGGACGAGTCTCCTCGTTCCCCCAACTACTGTCTTGGTCATCAACATGGTAGGAATCGTGGCAGGCGTCTCTTATGCCATCAACAGCGGCTACCAGTCATGGGGTCCTCTGTTCGGAAGGCTGTTCTTCGCATTTTGGGTGATTGCACATCTATATCCCTTCCTCAAGGGGCTTATGGGCCGGCAAAACCGAACACCTACAATTGTCATTGTGTGGTCCATTCTCCTTGCCTCAATCTTCTCATTGCTCTGGGTACACATTGATCCATTTACTTCTTCCACACAAAAGGCTGCGGTCATGGGACAGTGTGGTGTCAATTGCTGATCCTTCCATGTCAAGTTGGTTTCTCTGGGTGCTGGTGCTCATATGAAGAGGCAAAGCTTGTGTGGTATAGATGTTTAAGTTATGTATGTTTTTTTGTTCTCATAAAATGATTACTTGGTTTCTGTAATATTCAAGCCGCTGTAGTTGTCATTGTAAGATtccaccttttttttctttttgtgtatGATATGAATAGATCTGATGAGGACTTTGTTAGTGTACCACTGTGTGTTAAAACAGAGTTTGCTAGTGTTTCTCAATGATATCATGAACAATATTCATATGAAAGAAGGACAAGAAGGTGAACTAATGATATTGACGATTATTTCTCTTGCATGCAATAGTTATTGGAGAACTAATGTGATCTTTCTACGTTCATGGAAGAATAATGTTCTTCTGAAGCATAACAACTTTGTCGTGGATAAAGAAAACATTATTGCATGATTCAAAATATCGAATTAGTTCTTTTCTGTGACATTTTATTattcaaaagaagaaaattcaTATCATTTTTCCGCTGTCTTATTATTCTTCGGAAACAAACTATATTAAAATAAATTCCCAACAATCATAGTATTTAATTTAATATGCCAACAAAGTCTACTCTCATTTTTGCGGGTCCCACAATAATCAAGGCGGTACACGTACGAGCCTTGGCGAATACCACGAGTCGAGATGATCGTACTTTTGGGTCCCACGGAAGTCTCCAAAGATAGCCCGGGTAAGTTCAAGCGGGGAACAACAGCGGGCTGAGGAATGTATAGCTCATTTCAGCTGCCATTGGCGCAATAGCGAGATTTCCATTGAGAGAAAAAACAATAACACTATTCCTACATGCGTCCTCGTACCTACAAATCTACCTGCCTCATTAGTGGAGTGGGAAACGGCTCCTCGAGTGGGTCCCGCCAAAGTTCCTTGTTAAACCCCAATAAAAGGCGGGTATCGAACAGGTCGTGGAAAGACTGGTGGAAGTTGCATGGCTCATTTAAGAATGCAGGTCAAAATGGAATCCCATTCACCGGATCAAACGGCGACACAGGCAAATCTAAATCAGATCGGGGAGAAAGaacgaagcagcagcagcagccaacgAGGAAGAGGAGAACcaggggaagaggaagaaggatgagCGAGGAGGAAGGCAGGAGCAAAGGGGGACCGCAGCAATACGGCACCTTCCAGGGCGCCCCCAACTACGCCCAGCCCGCCATCGGCTTCCCCCAGCCGGTGCCTCCCCCGGGCCACACCGCTGCGCACCCTTTCCCTCCGCCTCAGCAGTCTGGTCCTGCCTATTACGCCCGCGGTTACCACGCTGTCCCGGGTACGCCCTCGGTCCGCCTTATCGCCTGCGAAAAATGCTTCTTTTTCGTGAATCTCCTTGGCAGTCGATATGCTTCGATGTCTTCTCTCTTTCATGCCTAATTTGCTCGTTTATGAGTACTTCCTTTCTTTTAAGGACAAGAATTTCTTGGAATATAGATGGATTATAAGTCTGTTAGAAGTCATTTTCGAAATGATCGTCGGAATTTATAGCGGGGGAGAGGGTTTAAAGATAATATAGAGCTTAATTTAATCGAAACTGGGGCAACATGTCTTCAGCTTGATGGGATCAACTCGGATCTGACTGCTTCCTTTGTGTTCTTCATGCAGAGATTTTGGTGCtttgataggcaagatctttgtaCGTATATAAACAGTTGCAATGAGAGCGGCTTCTTTGTTGATTCCTTGCTGTCCATTACTCTAGTCTTAATGCAGATTTTGTGTGCAGCAGAGTGGAGGACAGAGCCATTTTGACGGTTGATCAAATTGACTACGCTTGATCACTGTAGATATCTTAATTCAATATCAAAATTATAATCCACAAACTCAGATCATTTGATCGATTCTTCTTCTTTGTTAACCTTTCATGATAGGATGCAGCCTAACTTCACATCTTTTACAGTAAGATGTTTCCTCTTCTTAAAATGCTTACCACTATTTGATATTATATACAGAAAGATATAccgaaattaaaatcatttttactCGCGCTCGAGCCATATGAGTAGAAAAACCTCctatacatttcttttttttttttgggggggggggggggggggattgttTATGTACATCTATCCCAATGAGCCATCTATCAAATTGTTGCAATTGATGTTTGATCCTGAAGATAAGGAAGAGATCTTCAAAAAGTGGGTTTTTATATTACCTTTCGGGATAGGAAGCATAAAAAATTTGTACATCTATATTACCTTTCAGGATAGGAAGCATACAAAAATAGTACATCCTGCCCAACTTTTCTTTGACATGGTTATCACTAAAGAACTGACATTTTACCAGGAGATAGTGAACCTTGTGTTGATTAGCCATGGGATGTTGTTGATCCACCACATCTGGATCAAGTTGGCctttggtaaatgctagtgaagAATTTGTGTCTGTTTCAAAGTAGAAGAATTTGTCACACATGACAGAGAGGAAAACCAGGTCAAAGGGATGGGGAGACAGAACTTTGTGGGATTTAGGTGAAATATGACAAAAGTTGCAAAAACTTCAGAGCAAAAAACAATAAGGTTATGAAGGGAAGATCCTATCTTCTTTTGAAGTGTCAAAGACCAAAATATGATTGTGATTTTCATGTTCATTGCTATtcttatcatttaaaaaattacTTCTTGAACAAATTCTTTATCAATATTATTTGGTTGTAATCCTCCATAATTTCTGCTCTGTGCACAAAACTATTGCTTTCCCTTACACTTAATGGAATAACTGGCAGACAAAAGTCCAGGTACAGTTTATTGGCTTTGTGAGAATTAGGTGAGAATCTGACTGTTTCAGCATGAGATAACTACTTGACACTATCCAAAATATACTTATCAAAATTTAGATGTTTCAGGTCCTTCCTGTTTGCCATTAGCATCCTTTAGTTTTCAATGGTGTGTTCCTTAATTTGCTAAAGGTGTTCTGCAAGATTTTGATGTAACTTTGTTATGTTCCAGTTGTTTATTTCTGAGTACCTTTTGCCTGATAGTTTATTCACCTTCTCTCAATGCATTTGACTGACTGAAAGCACAAAGTTCAAAATTGATGTTCAATCCTGTTCGCTTGTAAATTCTGTTCATGGTTTAGACAAGTTATCTATTATTGTTCACCATGAATTTTTATGGCTgcattgatatattttgaaaaggaatttttttttattatattcactgAAAGCTTTTGCATCACTAGTATAAACTTAGATGATTTATGGTATTCTGTTATTCTGCATACGCTGATGTATCTCTTGTTTCCTGACTTATTGATCATTTTTAAGGTTATGCACCTGTTATTGAAGTTGTTGAAGGAACACCATTGAGACAGCCACGTCTCGCTTGTTGTGGCTTGGGCATCGGTTGGCTTTTGTATGTGAATCTTACATTTACTTTCTCAATACGTctgtaatatatatctacatcaaatCTTTATgtttatatgtgtatatgtatatacgtgtAGCAATTTCTTTCCAAGTGGTTAGTGATGAAAGCGAGATTTAATCCAAGACCTTAAGATTGTTATTAGCTAACTAGCtgacatcttaaaaaaaaaaattataggttGAGATTTTGAATTTAGGTAAATGCGTCTGACCCATCATCATCAacaataatattttagatataaaaaaatatatagaatgATGTTTGAATACCCTTAATATAATATAAGTGAATTAGGTATGCCATCaaactaatattttatatattaaaatttgtaCAATGAGATTTCAAACCCCTAACTTAAGGTAAGTGAATTGGACACACCATCCTCAGGAGGATTGAGGTGTATAATATATCATATACTTGTATACATAAGTAAAGTTAAGCTAAAATTATATTGGGAGGATTAAGGCCTCAATTGTATCAACTTTATATAAATAATGAAGACTCCAAATTTAATTGACTTCAATCAACATAATCTATGATGTTCAGTGTTCATTAGATTAACAAGAAATAAATGGTGTGAAAATATATTCATGCGTGGAAGTATGACCCTGACAATCTCAATTAATGAACCAAATGATTGATACTTCTAAACTGTTGATAAAATCAAAATATGTTCTGTTATCACTACTAATCATTTTGTCAACTTGAAGCACAAGTTAGAATGATTTAAAaagtatgatatttttatttataggtTTTTTATAAATCATAGATTATGCTCATTGTTCGGTGGAGAGGATATATAATTTGAAGCCATCATGATTTGACTTTTGAGGCAACAGGCTTGAaagcctatatatatatgtatgtatatatatatatatgtatatatatatatatgtatacatatatatgtatatacatatatgtatacatatatatgtatatacatatatgtatacatatatatgtatatacatatatgtatacatatatatgtatatacatatatgtatacatatatacatacatatgtataatgtgtgtgtttgtgtgtgcatACTTATATGTGTGCATCTATACCTACCTTGTTTTTTAatctttcaaatatttttttgtcatttcttAGTACGTTTGGAAGGCTAATGACATGTATTTTTCATTTCTGGAAGGTTCATAGTTGGTTTCTTTCTACCTGCCATTCCGTGGTATGTTGGATCTTTTATTCTACTTTGTGTTAGAGTAGACTACCGAGAGAAGCCAGGCCTAGTTGCTTGCACAATTGCAGTAagtgattttttaaaaatttgtatTCATTGTGAACTCGTTTTTGTTTCATcatt
This Musa acuminata AAA Group cultivar baxijiao chromosome BXJ1-2, Cavendish_Baxijiao_AAA, whole genome shotgun sequence DNA region includes the following protein-coding sequences:
- the LOC135609690 gene encoding probable cellulose synthase A catalytic subunit 1 [UDP-forming], whose amino-acid sequence is MEANAGMVAGSHKRNEFVMIRQGGEAGPKLLKKFDGQECQICGDTVGLSDTGDLFVACNECAFPVCRACYEYERKEGNKSCPQCKTRYKRHKGSPRVDGDDEEDDVDDLDNEFNCRQGNVEAGHTWQLQGPAEDVDLSSSFRHEPQHRIPYLTSGQQVSGEVPDATPDRHSIRSPSSGYVDPSLPVPVRIVDPSKDLNSYGLGSVDWKERVEGWKLKQDKTIMHVTNKYNDGKGDMEGTGSNGEDLQMVDDARQPLSRIVPIPSSQLNLYRVVIILRLIILCFFFQYRVTHPVHDAYPLWLTSVICEIWFALSWLLDQFPKWYPINRETYLDRLALRYDREGEPSQLAPVDVFVSTVDPLKEPPLITANTVLSILAVDYPVDKVSCYVSDDGSAMLTFEALSETAEFARKWVPFCKKHNIEPRAPEFYFAQKIDYLKDKIQPSFVKERRAMKREYEEFKVRINALVAKAQKTPEEGWTMQDGTPWPGNNPRDHPGMIQVFLGHSGGLDTDGNELPRLVYVSREKRPGFQHHKKAGAMNALIRVSAVLTNGAYLLNVDCDHYFNNSKALREAMCFMMDPALGKKTCYVQFPQRFDGIDLHDRYANRNIVFFDINLKGLDGIQGPVYVGTGCCFNRQALYGYDPVLTEADLEPNIVFKSCCGSRKKRKGGNKSYIDNKKRAMMRSESSVPIFNMEDMEEGIEGYEDERSLLMSQRSLEKQFGQSPIFIASTFMEQGGIPPSTDPASLLKEAIHVISCGYEDKTEWGKEIGWIYGSVTEDILTGFKMHARGWISIYCMPPRPAFKGSAPINLSDRLNQVLRWALGSIEILLSRHCPIWYGYNGRLKLLERVAYINTIVYPITSIPLIAYCVLPAICLLTGKFIIPEISNYAGMWFILLFISIFATGILELRWSGVGIEDWWRNEQFWVIGGTSAHLFAVFQGLLKVLAGIDTSFTVTSKSSDDDGDFAELYVFKWTSLLVPPTTVLVINMVGIVAGVSYAINSGYQSWGPLFGRLFFAFWVIAHLYPFLKGLMGRQNRTPTIVIVWSILLASIFSLLWVHIDPFTSSTQKAAVMGQCGVNC
- the LOC135609712 gene encoding large ribosomal subunit protein eL20z-like, whose product is MRPRTYKSTCLISGVGNGSSSGSRQSSLLNPNKRRVSNRSWKDWWKLHGSFKNAGQNGIPFTGSNGDTGKSKSDRGERTKQQQQPTRKRRTRGRGRRMSEEEGRSKGGPQQYGTFQGAPNYAQPAIGFPQPVPPPGHTAAHPFPPPQQSGPAYYARGYHAVPGYAPVIEVVEGTPLRQPRLACCGLGIGWLLFIVGFFLPAIPWYVGSFILLCVRVDYREKPGLVACTIAAILAAIAATVGATKGADVW